Within the Deltaproteobacteria bacterium genome, the region AGATGATGATTTCTATTTTGGAAGCCATTGTGGCTGAGGGGAAGTTCGACCCTGAGGCGGTCGCAGCCCGCTTCCTGGCCAATTTTCATCCGGAACGGGGCTATGGCGGCCGTATTTACGGAATTATGGATCGCCTGGCCGCCGGGGTGCCCTGGGACCAGGTCGGAACAGACTCCTTTGGAAAT harbors:
- a CDS encoding ADP-ribosylglycohydrolase family protein, with protein sequence MSVSHDKLASHFIGSALGEFIGDAMGMAVEGWPSGAIQREFGLLSDLQPGRFPAGCYTDDTEMMISILEAIVAEGKFDPEAVAARFLANFHPERGYGGRIYGIMDRLAAGVPWDQVGTDSFGN